A single region of the Microtus ochrogaster isolate Prairie Vole_2 chromosome 2, MicOch1.0, whole genome shotgun sequence genome encodes:
- the Mdh2 gene encoding malate dehydrogenase, mitochondrial → MLSALARPAGAALRRSFSTSAQNNAKVAVLGASGGIGQPLSLLLKNSPLVSRLTLYDIAHTPGVAADLSHIETRANVKGYLGPDQLPDCLKGCDVVVIPAGVPRKPGMTRDDLFNTNATIVATLTAACAQHCPEAMICIIANPVNSTIPITAEVFKKHGVYNPNKIFGVTTLDIVRANTFVAELKGLDPARVNVPVIGGHAGKTIIPLISQCTPKVDFPQDQLTALTGRIQEAGTEVVKAKAGAGSATLSMAYAGARFVFSLVDAMNGKEGVVECSFVQSKETECTYFSTPLLLGKKGLEKNLGIGKITPFEEKMIAEAIPELKASIKKGEDFVKNMK, encoded by the exons ATGCTGTCTGCCCTCGCCCGGCCTGCCGGCGCCGCTCTCCGCCGCAGCTTCAGCACTTCGGCCCAG AACAATGCTAAAGTTGCCGTGCTGGGAGCTTCTGGGGGCATTGGGCAGCCCCTTTCTCTGCTCCTAAAGAACAGCCCCCTAGTGAGTCGCCTGACCCTCTACGATATTGCTCACACGCCTGGTGTGGCAGCGGATCTGAGTCACATCGAGACCAGAGCAAACGTGAAAG GCTACCTTGGACCTGATCAGCTACCAGATTGTCTGAAAGGTTGTGATGTGGTGGTGATCCCAGCCGGAGTGCCCAGGAAGCCAG GAATGACGCGGGATGACCTATTCAACACCAATGCTACCATTGTGGCCACCTTGACTGCCGCCTGTGCCCAGCACTGCCCTGAAGCCATGATCTGCATCATTGCCAACCCG GTTAACTCCACCATCCCCATCACCGCAGAAGTTTTCAAGAAGCACGGCGTGTACAACCCCAACAAGATCTTCGGTGTGACAACCCTTGACATTGTCAGAGCGAACACATTCGTGGCAGAGCTGAAG GGTTTGGATCCTGCTCGGGTCAACGTGCCTGTCATTGGTGGCCATGCTGGGAAGACCATCATCCCCTTGATCTCTCAG TGTACCCCCAAAGTTGACTTTCCCCAAGACCAGCTGACTGCTCTCACCGGGAGGATCCAGGAGGCTGGCACGGAAGTTGTGAAGGCCAAGGCTGGAGCAG GCTCTGCCACTCTGTCCATGGCTTATGCTGGAGCCCGTTTTGTCTTCTCCCTTGTGGATGCCATGAACGGGAAGGAAGGTGTTGTCGAGTGTTCTTTTGTTCAGTCCAAAGAGACAGAGTGCACTTACTTCTCCACACCCTTGCTGTTGGGG AAAAAAGGACTGGAGAAGAACCTGGGCATTGGCAAAATCACTCCTTTTGAGGAGAAAATGATTGCTGAGGCCATCCCTGAGCTCAAAGCCTCCATCAAGAAAGGCGAGGACTTTGTCAAGAACATGAAGTGA
- the Styxl1 gene encoding serine/threonine/tyrosine-interacting-like protein 1: MAQLLFCEPTELYNILNQVSKLSRLAEPNYLCLLDVRSKRQYDESHVITARRVKKKDNQYLIPESVDLECVRYCIVYDSNTSSLELHIRRRYEEEDETEDEKREGDDDSENTELLPGPAVEFGQMLTLFTRQPVYVLRGGYECFSGLYHFFRTQKIIWMPQELDAFQPYPAEIMPGKIFLGKFSQACDAKIHKDLKIKAHVNVSMEATPYFVGDADNLLHIKIEDASYSSLFGFFRHICHFMELHLQLRSVILVFSTQGISRSSAAVVAFLMHYNEETLKVCVVGLGLVSIGRVLTWLAKVSRSKPAMVIYTFNPSTQEAEAGLLGAGVITVSY; encoded by the exons ATGGCTCAGTTGCTCTTCTGTGAGCCAACAGAACTCTATAACATCTTGAATCAGGTCTCAAAGCTGTCCAGACTAGCTGAGCCCAACTACCTCTGCTTACTGG atgtTCGATCCAAAAGACAGTATGACGAGAGCCACGTGATCACAGCCCGCAGAGTAAAGAAG AAAGACAACCAGTACCTTATCCCGGAGTCCGTGGATCTGGAGTGCGTGAGATACTGCATCGTGTATGACAGCAACACCAGTTCCCTGGAACTGCACATCCGGCGGCGATATGAAGAGGAAGACGAGACTGAAGACGAGAAAAGAGAGGGCGATGACGACAGTGAGAACACTG AACTCTTACCTGGACCTGCTGTGGAATTTGGACAGATGCTCACCCTCTTTACCCGCCAACCTGTCTATGTCCTCAGAGGAGGCTACGAGTGCTTCTCTGGCCTGTACCACTTCTTCCGGACCCAGAAGATCATCTGGATGCCCCAG gAACTGGATGCCTTCCAGCCATACCCTGCTGAGATAATGCCAGGCAAGATCTTCCTGGGCAAATTCAGTCAAGCCTGCGATGCTAAGATTCACAAGGATTTGAAAATTAAAGCCCATGTCAATGTTTCCATGGAGGCAACACCCTA TTTTGTAGGTGATGCAGACAATCTCTTGCATATCAAGATTGAGGATGCTTCCTATTCCAGCCTCTTCGGCTTTTTCCGTCACATCTGTCACTTCATGG AACTTCACCTCCAGCTCCGCTCTGTCATCCTGGTCTTTTCCACCCAGGGCATCAGTCGCAGTAGTGCTGCTGTGGTGGCCTTCCTCATGCATTATAATGAGGAGACCTTGAAGGTATGTGTGGTGGGGCTGGGACTGGTCTCGATTGGTAGAGTGCTAACCTGGCTTGCAAAAGTCTCTAGGTCCAAGCCAGCTATGGTAatttatacctttaatcccagcactcaagaggcagaggccgg cctcctgggtgctggggttataaCTGTGTCCTACTGA